The proteins below are encoded in one region of Mycobacterium pseudokansasii:
- a CDS encoding GGDEF domain-containing protein, giving the protein MNALHLSVPAASSSPLRFALFDYVSGMERLVQAVQELSLARSLPDIQRIVRSSARELLGCDGATFVLREHDMCYYADEDAIGPLWKGSRFPVEACISGWAMLNRDAAVVPDIYRDPRIPHTIYRPTFIKSLVMVPIRKLDPIGAIGNYWAQQHRPTEQEVCLLQALADSTSIAMENVQVYVEMERRVRDRTAALEKGHEEIRRLSVTDELTGLNNRRGFYLLADAALGAARRQGRDCMLAFLDVDGLKRVNDQLGHDVGDTLIADVARVLRTALPESAILARMGGDEFCALVTDVDCDSATLKARLVAGFRHFNETSHRSYRVSASIGVVRARAADVNAIDELLAQADELMYAEKKASPSSRLAD; this is encoded by the coding sequence ATGAACGCCCTGCATTTATCTGTGCCCGCCGCTTCGTCATCGCCTCTGCGATTTGCGCTTTTCGACTATGTCAGCGGTATGGAACGCCTCGTGCAGGCCGTCCAGGAATTGTCGTTGGCGCGCAGCCTGCCCGACATACAGCGAATTGTCCGGTCGTCGGCGCGGGAACTCCTCGGTTGTGACGGTGCCACGTTCGTGCTGCGCGAGCACGACATGTGTTATTACGCCGACGAAGACGCCATCGGTCCGCTGTGGAAGGGCAGCCGCTTCCCGGTCGAGGCCTGTATCAGCGGCTGGGCGATGCTCAACCGAGACGCGGCAGTAGTCCCGGATATCTACCGCGACCCCCGCATTCCACACACCATCTACCGCCCCACGTTCATCAAGAGCCTGGTGATGGTTCCGATCCGCAAGCTCGATCCGATCGGCGCGATCGGCAACTACTGGGCACAGCAGCACCGGCCTACCGAACAAGAGGTCTGCTTGCTTCAAGCCCTGGCGGATTCGACCTCGATCGCCATGGAGAACGTCCAGGTCTACGTCGAAATGGAACGGCGTGTACGCGACCGCACCGCGGCGCTGGAAAAGGGCCATGAGGAGATCCGCCGCCTGTCGGTGACCGACGAACTGACCGGGCTCAACAACCGCCGCGGTTTCTATCTGCTGGCCGACGCGGCGCTTGGCGCGGCGCGCCGCCAGGGTCGCGATTGCATGCTCGCGTTCCTGGACGTCGACGGACTCAAACGGGTCAACGATCAACTGGGCCACGACGTGGGCGACACACTGATCGCCGACGTGGCCCGCGTGCTGCGCACCGCACTGCCCGAGTCGGCCATCCTCGCCCGCATGGGCGGCGACGAATTCTGCGCCCTGGTCACTGATGTCGACTGTGATTCCGCGACGCTCAAGGCGCGGCTGGTAGCGGGATTTCGACATTTCAACGAGACCAGCCACCGGTCCTATCGCGTTTCTGCCAGCATCGGCGTGGTGCGGGCGCGCGCGGCTGACGTCAATGCCATCGACGAATTGCTCGCTCAGGCAGACGAATTGATGTATGCGGAAAAGAAAGCCAGCCCCAGCTCGCGGCTCGCCGACTGA
- a CDS encoding MbtH family protein, with amino-acid sequence MSINPFDDDNGSFFVLVNDEEQHSLWPVFADIPAGWRVVFGEASRAECLDYVEQNWTDIRPKSLRDRLARNAGSDA; translated from the coding sequence GTGAGCATCAATCCGTTCGACGACGATAACGGCAGCTTTTTCGTTTTGGTCAACGACGAGGAGCAGCACAGTCTGTGGCCGGTGTTCGCCGATATTCCGGCCGGATGGCGTGTCGTTTTCGGTGAGGCGTCCCGGGCGGAGTGCCTCGATTACGTGGAACAGAACTGGACCGACATACGACCGAAGAGTCTGCGCGACAGGCTCGCCCGCAACGCCGGCTCTGACGCCTAA